From one Melioribacteraceae bacterium genomic stretch:
- the nifJ gene encoding pyruvate:ferredoxin (flavodoxin) oxidoreductase, with product MGRKMITIDGNDAAAYVGFHNSEVIAIYPITPSSGMGELSDAWAAAGKKNIWGTVPHVAELQSEGGASGAVHGSLQTGALTTTFTASQGLLLMIPNMYKIAGELTSTVFHVSARSLAASALSIFGDHSDVMAARQTGFALLASGSIQEVMDLAAIAHKSTLESRIPFVHFFDGFRSSHEVNKIEQLTVEDLKALIDDKFVHAHRSRALNPEKPFIRGTAQNPDVYFQGREAVNKYYDACPNVVQEAMNKFAELTGRQYKLFDYYGAPDAKRVVILMGSGAETVQETVDYMSERLEEKVGAIKVRLYRPFSIKHLMEALPSTVEKIAVLDRTKEPGALGEPLYLDVVSGCYEAMDGGFAPFKSMPKIIGGRYGLSSKEFTPAMVKAVFDELKKDNPKNHFTVGINDDVTNTSLDYDHSFIIEGEDVFRGMFFGLGADGTVGANKNSIKIIGEETDNFAQGYFVYDSKKSGSTTISHLRFGKKPIHSTYLIQSTNFVGCHQFHLLEKFDMLSKIVEGGTFLLNSPYSKDEVWDKMPKKVQEQIINKKLKFYAIDGYDVAQATGMGARVNTIMQTCFFAISGILPKEEAINKIKEAIKKTYGSKGEEIVNKNYRAVDQTLENLHQIEVPSKASSSIELPPIVSNKAPEYVKNVLAKLMEGQGDTVPVSGMPVDGTFPAGTTKWEKRNIALSVPEWDEEVCIQCGKCAMVCPHATIRIKAYPKSFTENAPATFKFTEAKGKEWDGLAYTIQVAVEDCTGCELCVEVCPAKNKKETGRKALNMIPQLPVREQERANWDYFLEIPEFDRKEVKINTIKGSQLLEPLFEFSGACSGCGETPYVKLVSQLFGDRTIVANATGCSSIYGGNLPTTPWTANKEGRGPAWSNSLFEDNAEFGFGMRLAVDKNNEYAKELLVRLADTVGKEFADQILTADQSDEVGIHEQRDRITELKDKLAKVDSDDARNLLAVADYLLKKSIWIMGGDGWAYDIGFGGLDHVLASGKNVNILVLDTEVYSNTGGQMSKATGTGAVAKFAAAGKPTGKKDLAAMAMSYGNVYVAQIAMGANDLQTLKAILEAEAYDGPSLIIAYSHCIAHGINMGKGMENQTLAVESGHWPLFRYNPDNKKEGKNPLKLDSKAPKIKLEDYIYRETRYKMLTKSHPKEAKELLKIAQDNVIKKWHYYEQLANMDYSIDGNGKEEEKVN from the coding sequence ATGGGCAGAAAAATGATAACAATTGATGGAAACGATGCTGCCGCTTATGTTGGTTTTCATAACAGTGAAGTAATCGCAATTTATCCAATTACTCCTTCTTCGGGTATGGGTGAATTATCCGATGCTTGGGCTGCAGCCGGAAAGAAAAATATTTGGGGAACAGTTCCTCACGTTGCGGAATTACAAAGTGAAGGTGGTGCTTCCGGAGCAGTGCATGGTTCATTACAAACCGGAGCATTAACCACAACTTTTACAGCTTCTCAAGGTTTATTATTGATGATCCCCAATATGTATAAAATTGCCGGTGAATTAACTTCTACAGTTTTTCACGTTTCGGCAAGATCATTAGCTGCTTCAGCTCTTTCGATTTTTGGTGATCATAGTGATGTTATGGCAGCTCGACAGACTGGTTTCGCATTATTAGCTTCAGGTTCAATTCAAGAAGTTATGGATTTAGCAGCAATTGCTCACAAATCAACCCTCGAATCAAGAATACCATTTGTACACTTCTTTGATGGTTTTAGATCATCTCACGAAGTCAATAAAATAGAACAACTTACAGTAGAAGACTTAAAAGCACTTATTGACGATAAATTTGTTCATGCTCATAGATCCAGAGCTTTAAATCCGGAAAAACCATTTATACGCGGCACTGCTCAAAACCCAGATGTTTATTTCCAAGGAAGAGAAGCGGTTAATAAATATTATGATGCTTGTCCGAATGTTGTTCAAGAAGCAATGAATAAATTTGCTGAATTGACAGGAAGACAATATAAGTTATTTGATTATTATGGTGCTCCCGATGCAAAACGTGTTGTAATTCTTATGGGTTCCGGAGCAGAAACTGTTCAAGAAACAGTCGACTACATGAGTGAAAGATTAGAGGAAAAAGTCGGAGCAATCAAGGTAAGGTTATACAGACCATTCTCAATTAAGCATTTAATGGAAGCACTTCCTTCAACCGTTGAGAAAATTGCTGTGCTCGATAGAACAAAAGAACCCGGCGCACTTGGCGAACCTTTGTATCTTGATGTAGTTTCCGGTTGCTATGAAGCAATGGACGGTGGATTTGCTCCTTTCAAATCTATGCCTAAAATTATTGGCGGTAGATATGGTTTGTCATCAAAAGAATTCACTCCCGCAATGGTTAAAGCCGTTTTTGATGAATTAAAAAAAGATAATCCAAAGAATCACTTTACAGTTGGTATTAATGATGATGTTACTAATACAAGTCTTGACTACGATCATTCATTCATAATTGAAGGCGAGGATGTGTTTAGAGGAATGTTCTTTGGTCTTGGAGCAGATGGTACAGTTGGTGCAAATAAAAACTCAATTAAAATTATTGGTGAAGAGACTGATAACTTTGCACAAGGTTACTTTGTTTACGATTCTAAAAAATCCGGATCAACAACAATTTCTCACCTAAGATTTGGTAAGAAACCGATTCATTCTACTTACTTAATTCAAAGTACTAATTTTGTGGGTTGTCATCAATTTCACTTACTAGAGAAATTTGATATGCTTTCAAAAATTGTTGAAGGTGGAACGTTTTTATTGAACAGTCCTTACTCAAAAGACGAAGTTTGGGATAAGATGCCGAAGAAAGTTCAAGAGCAGATCATTAATAAAAAATTAAAATTCTATGCTATCGATGGTTATGATGTAGCTCAAGCTACCGGAATGGGTGCAAGAGTTAACACAATTATGCAAACATGCTTCTTCGCAATTTCCGGTATTCTTCCAAAAGAAGAAGCAATAAATAAAATTAAAGAAGCAATTAAGAAAACTTACGGAAGTAAAGGCGAAGAAATAGTAAATAAAAATTATCGTGCCGTCGATCAAACTCTTGAGAACTTGCATCAAATTGAAGTTCCATCTAAAGCATCAAGTTCAATCGAACTTCCTCCGATTGTATCAAATAAAGCTCCGGAATATGTAAAAAATGTTCTTGCCAAATTAATGGAAGGACAAGGCGATACTGTTCCGGTTAGTGGAATGCCGGTTGACGGAACATTTCCTGCCGGTACTACAAAATGGGAAAAGAGAAATATAGCATTATCAGTTCCCGAATGGGATGAAGAAGTTTGTATTCAATGCGGTAAATGCGCGATGGTTTGTCCACACGCTACAATAAGAATAAAAGCATATCCAAAATCATTTACTGAAAATGCTCCTGCAACTTTCAAATTTACTGAAGCAAAAGGTAAAGAATGGGATGGATTAGCTTACACCATTCAAGTTGCAGTTGAAGATTGTACCGGATGTGAACTTTGTGTTGAAGTTTGTCCTGCTAAGAATAAAAAAGAAACAGGAAGAAAAGCTCTTAACATGATTCCTCAACTACCGGTTAGAGAACAAGAAAGAGCAAATTGGGATTATTTCTTAGAAATTCCTGAATTCGATAGAAAAGAAGTAAAAATAAACACCATTAAAGGCAGCCAATTACTTGAACCATTATTCGAATTCTCCGGGGCTTGTTCAGGTTGCGGTGAAACTCCTTACGTTAAATTAGTTTCGCAATTATTCGGTGATAGAACAATTGTTGCGAATGCAACAGGCTGTTCATCTATTTATGGCGGCAACTTGCCAACTACTCCTTGGACAGCTAATAAAGAAGGCCGAGGACCTGCTTGGTCAAATTCATTGTTTGAAGACAATGCTGAGTTCGGTTTTGGTATGAGACTAGCTGTTGATAAAAATAATGAATACGCGAAAGAATTATTGGTAAGACTGGCTGATACTGTTGGTAAAGAATTTGCCGATCAAATTCTTACTGCTGATCAAAGCGATGAAGTCGGTATTCATGAACAAAGAGACAGAATAACTGAGTTAAAAGATAAACTAGCAAAAGTTGATTCAGATGATGCAAGAAATCTACTTGCAGTTGCGGATTACTTACTCAAAAAATCTATTTGGATTATGGGTGGTGACGGTTGGGCTTACGATATCGGTTTTGGCGGTTTAGATCACGTACTTGCCTCAGGTAAAAACGTAAATATTCTTGTACTTGATACGGAAGTCTATTCAAATACCGGTGGTCAAATGTCAAAAGCAACCGGTACCGGAGCCGTGGCAAAATTTGCCGCAGCTGGTAAGCCAACAGGGAAGAAAGATCTTGCTGCAATGGCAATGAGTTACGGAAATGTTTACGTTGCTCAAATTGCAATGGGGGCAAATGATCTTCAAACATTAAAAGCAATTCTTGAAGCTGAAGCTTATGACGGTCCATCGTTGATAATTGCATACAGTCACTGTATTGCTCATGGTATTAACATGGGTAAAGGAATGGAAAATCAAACTCTGGCTGTTGAAAGCGGACACTGGCCATTATTCAGATATAATCCGGACAATAAAAAAGAAGGTAAAAATCCATTGAAGTTGGATTCAAAAGCTCCAAAGATCAAATTGGAAGATTACATTTACAGAGAAACTCGATATAAAATGTTAACGAAATCTCATCCTAAAGAAGCAAAAGAGTTATTAAAAATAGCTCAGGATAATGTTATAAAGAAATGGCATTATTATGAACAACTTGCAAACATGGATTATTCGATTGATGGAAATGGAAAAGAGGAAGAGAAAGTAAATTAA
- the purE gene encoding 5-(carboxyamino)imidazole ribonucleotide mutase: MSDKPLVGIIMGSDSDLPTMEKAFEPLREFGIPFEVKVVSAHRTPDVMAEYGKTAHERGLKVIIAGAGGAAHLPGMTASYTPLPVIGVPVESKSLKGLDSLLSIVQMPGGVPVATVAIGGSKNAGILAAEIIAASDEKLQKKIIAYKKKMAAESMAKNDKING; the protein is encoded by the coding sequence ATGTCAGACAAACCACTAGTCGGAATAATAATGGGAAGTGATTCAGATCTTCCCACAATGGAAAAAGCCTTTGAACCACTAAGAGAATTTGGAATACCGTTTGAGGTAAAAGTTGTTTCCGCTCACCGCACACCGGACGTAATGGCAGAATACGGAAAAACCGCGCACGAAAGGGGATTGAAAGTAATTATTGCCGGTGCAGGAGGAGCAGCTCATTTACCTGGTATGACCGCATCATATACACCTTTGCCTGTTATAGGAGTTCCGGTTGAATCAAAATCTCTAAAAGGATTAGATTCACTTTTGTCTATTGTTCAAATGCCGGGCGGTGTTCCGGTTGCTACAGTTGCAATAGGCGGATCAAAAAATGCCGGAATTCTTGCCGCAGAAATAATTGCAGCATCGGACGAAAAACTTCAAAAAAAAATTATTGCCTACAAAAAGAAGATGGCTGCAGAATCGATGGCGAAGAATGATAAGATAAACGGTTAA
- a CDS encoding 5-(carboxyamino)imidazole ribonucleotide synthase encodes MKTQKIIGILGGGQLARMSAYQAYKLGFNVAILEKEKNSPAGQLTHNEFVGSIENDKLLKEFVDKSDIFTLENEFIDADRLKFIESLGKKVIPSSNTIRLIQDKYIQKKTLAKHNIPHPKFIEVKSEIDYQKISAVLGKRFIVKSRKMGYDGYGNADVKNESDFKDAFKKLTTRHVNLYAEEFIKFKKELAVMVVRTKREIKTYPVVETIQKNHICHTVIAPAQISKRKLKEAEKIGIDCVKAVKGFGLFGIEMFIDEKDKILVNEMAPRPHNSGHYTIEGCVTSQFENHIRSVLSLPLGSTDLVKKYAVMVNLLGKRDGKGVVQNYQESLSEPDLHLHIYGKANSRIGRKMGHITIIGDKLNTILHKAKQMEKRVII; translated from the coding sequence TTGAAAACTCAAAAAATAATTGGAATTTTAGGCGGCGGCCAACTTGCTAGAATGTCCGCATATCAAGCATATAAACTCGGTTTTAATGTTGCAATTCTAGAGAAAGAAAAAAACTCACCAGCCGGTCAACTAACACATAATGAATTTGTTGGTTCGATTGAAAATGATAAACTGCTAAAAGAGTTTGTCGATAAATCTGATATATTCACTTTGGAAAATGAGTTTATTGATGCAGACAGATTGAAGTTTATAGAGTCACTCGGCAAAAAAGTTATTCCTTCTTCTAATACCATTAGACTAATCCAGGACAAATACATTCAGAAGAAGACATTAGCTAAACATAATATTCCACATCCTAAATTCATCGAAGTAAAATCAGAAATTGATTATCAAAAAATTTCAGCAGTATTAGGAAAGAGGTTTATAGTCAAATCCAGAAAAATGGGTTACGATGGATATGGTAATGCAGATGTAAAAAATGAATCTGACTTTAAAGATGCGTTTAAAAAATTAACAACTCGTCATGTAAATCTTTATGCTGAAGAATTTATAAAATTCAAAAAAGAATTAGCCGTTATGGTTGTGCGGACTAAAAGGGAAATTAAAACTTATCCGGTTGTTGAAACAATTCAGAAGAACCATATTTGTCATACTGTGATTGCACCGGCTCAAATCTCCAAGCGTAAATTAAAGGAAGCCGAAAAAATTGGAATTGATTGTGTTAAAGCCGTAAAAGGATTTGGTTTATTTGGAATTGAAATGTTTATCGATGAGAAAGATAAAATATTAGTTAACGAAATGGCTCCGCGTCCTCATAACTCAGGTCATTATACAATTGAAGGATGTGTAACTTCACAATTTGAAAATCATATTCGTTCAGTACTTAGTTTACCTCTTGGTTCAACTGATTTAGTTAAAAAATATGCTGTAATGGTAAATCTTCTTGGTAAAAGAGATGGAAAAGGTGTAGTCCAAAATTATCAAGAAAGTTTAAGTGAGCCCGATTTACATCTCCACATTTATGGCAAAGCAAACTCAAGAATTGGACGAAAGATGGGGCACATTACAATTATTGGTGATAAATTGAATACGATTCTTCATAAAGCAAAGCAGATGGAGAAGAGGGTAATAATTTAA
- a CDS encoding head GIN domain-containing protein: MKKIILFSGLILLVLFVGCRERGVKGSGNLKTETRQIDDFDELAVSGAYNIEIEVGPETSCEISAEDNLLTYITTEVINGKLVIENSRSISPKRKIRITLQTPSLELIEGSGISNVYASGIDERIFNLDLSGAGFIELYGKVEQFNAELSGAGRLEAIELFSRFVNIDASGASSAEIYVSESLVADLSGVGNIEYYGDPQDVKTNISGIGRIVRREY, encoded by the coding sequence ATGAAAAAAATAATACTTTTCTCCGGTTTAATATTATTAGTACTATTTGTTGGATGCCGCGAAAGAGGAGTGAAGGGAAGTGGTAATCTTAAAACCGAAACTCGTCAAATTGATGATTTTGATGAATTAGCAGTTAGTGGTGCTTACAACATTGAGATAGAAGTAGGACCAGAAACCAGTTGCGAGATTAGTGCGGAAGATAATTTACTTACTTACATTACAACTGAAGTTATTAATGGTAAATTAGTTATTGAAAATTCCAGAAGTATTTCACCTAAAAGAAAAATTAGAATAACATTACAAACTCCTTCTTTGGAACTGATTGAAGGCTCAGGAATTAGCAATGTTTACGCATCCGGAATAGATGAACGAATTTTTAATCTTGATTTAAGCGGTGCCGGTTTTATTGAACTTTATGGAAAAGTAGAACAATTTAATGCTGAACTTTCCGGAGCGGGCCGTTTAGAAGCCATTGAACTTTTTTCAAGATTTGTAAATATTGACGCAAGCGGAGCCTCATCTGCCGAAATTTATGTCTCGGAAAGTTTGGTCGCTGATTTATCAGGTGTTGGAAATATAGAATATTACGGTGATCCTCAGGATGTAAAAACAAATATTTCAGGAATCGGCAGAATTGTTAGACGAGAATATTAA
- a CDS encoding AAA family ATPase produces the protein MTTEELNQLQEEAYDHLWNGRYRMALEAAKKVYRDRQDDSESAICLAWALLENGNPVKAMEFANLAVELKGDSVKAHLYRGYLLMRMSIFEGAVSDFDFAINQQKESLAWAYLNKARTLAGMEKFSEAEKTLELAILIDRGKNPAWNDIKKWYASAKNINKGIEKFDHKKIKEYLLRCSDAIKQKEYWYALKISRLIQNDSAVKKDEKLAAEYVELEAMFYLYQFRPALKKAEKLKSKFKKDDKFNSLYNSLIKLTSQSESDKIDKELASTSLTSPSDPNRKTRTSEINGKTHALFFPNKNADVFSAKIFNGDDDESSGNKTYYLALDPDSVKNIGLEVIFNNPYYDEKNKDYDCKLIWYLNDFEIAQSPFKLNVKKSWDSVIFVQTLQSNGKVKITTGQARVDVYIDNFKVCEKWFILGDRNIKQHIESPNVPRDSKPPKTETTEDKNKVEISAQIHESDSTKSLEELLEELNKFIGLNNVKNSLKDFVDYLKFMQERQKLGLKSTEKLSLHTLFLGNPGTGKTTIARLLGQIFKTMGILDRGHVVEVDRSGLVGQFIGETAQKTEKVIAASLGGVLFIDEAYTLSKKGGSGQDFGQEAIDVLLKRMEDKKGEFFVIAAGYPEEMQIFMDSNPGLKSRFARTFMFEDYSPDELLQIYLKQLESEEYKIKDDAKEVVKKHLINLYRKRDKSFGNARLCIQFFEDSKINIGKRYLSLPDDQKTKEQMTTIFADDVQRLLVEETTDDVKIPINEEALTEALSELNSLTGIESVKNDIKDIVKLVRYYHEKNEDVSDKFSSHILFVGNPGTGKTTVARLVSSIYAALGILKKGHMIETDRQGLVASYVGQTAEKTKSIIDKSIGGTLFIDEAYALVKKDGGGNDFGNEAVDVLIKRMEDDRGKFIVIAAGYTDEMKRFLESNPGLQSRFTKTFHFKDYDPNELMEITAYNFNKSNLKLSEDAYEKLMIYYNEMYRNRDKNFGNARIVRAIVDKAKQNALLRKAEPKNDSKKVEENLIICEDIKSIISTEEQRETYQIIGDPEKLEKELLELNSLTGLESVKTSVEKLISSIKVSQLRKQQGLKVIEKSLHAVFVGNPGTGKTTVARILSNIYKELGLLEKGHLVEVDRAGLVAGYQGQTAIKTNDVIQQALGGTLFIDEAYTLSRGVNDFGQEAIDTLLKRMEDNRGQFVVIVAGYPAEMKKFISSNPGLQSRFENILDFEDYNARQLLEISAEIAVQHGYNLDEGALQLLLEIFQSLYSERDKNFGNARTAKNILYKAISYQEERISQMFEHSKDDLMTIRFEDVEKVKKELI, from the coding sequence ATGACAACTGAAGAACTTAATCAACTCCAAGAAGAAGCATACGACCATCTTTGGAACGGTAGATACAGAATGGCACTTGAAGCTGCCAAAAAGGTTTACCGTGACCGTCAGGATGATAGCGAATCTGCAATTTGTCTAGCCTGGGCTTTATTAGAAAACGGTAACCCGGTTAAAGCTATGGAGTTTGCAAATTTAGCCGTTGAATTAAAAGGTGATTCAGTTAAGGCCCATCTTTACCGTGGTTATCTCTTAATGAGAATGAGTATTTTTGAAGGTGCGGTTTCCGATTTTGATTTTGCCATCAATCAACAAAAAGAATCTCTTGCATGGGCTTACTTAAACAAAGCTAGAACACTCGCCGGAATGGAAAAATTTTCCGAAGCCGAGAAGACATTAGAACTTGCTATACTAATTGATCGCGGTAAAAATCCGGCATGGAATGATATTAAGAAATGGTACGCTTCCGCCAAAAACATTAACAAGGGTATTGAAAAATTTGATCACAAAAAGATAAAGGAATATTTACTTAGATGTTCAGATGCAATTAAACAAAAAGAATATTGGTATGCGTTAAAAATATCTCGTCTAATACAAAATGATTCAGCGGTTAAAAAAGATGAAAAGTTAGCTGCTGAATATGTTGAGCTGGAAGCGATGTTTTATCTTTATCAATTTAGACCAGCTCTTAAAAAGGCCGAAAAACTTAAGAGCAAGTTTAAGAAAGATGACAAGTTCAACAGTTTATATAATTCTCTTATAAAATTAACTTCACAATCAGAATCCGACAAAATTGATAAAGAACTTGCGTCAACATCATTAACTTCACCAAGTGATCCTAATCGCAAAACCAGAACATCGGAGATTAACGGGAAAACTCACGCATTATTTTTCCCAAATAAAAATGCTGATGTTTTTTCCGCAAAAATATTTAACGGTGATGATGATGAAAGTTCTGGCAATAAAACATATTATCTTGCACTCGATCCGGATTCAGTTAAGAACATTGGTTTAGAGGTCATATTTAACAATCCATACTATGATGAAAAGAATAAGGATTACGATTGTAAACTGATTTGGTATCTGAATGATTTTGAAATTGCTCAATCGCCTTTCAAACTTAATGTTAAGAAAAGTTGGGACTCGGTTATTTTTGTTCAAACTCTTCAATCAAACGGTAAGGTCAAAATTACAACCGGTCAAGCTAGAGTCGATGTCTATATTGATAATTTTAAAGTTTGTGAAAAATGGTTTATACTTGGCGATCGTAATATTAAACAGCATATCGAATCACCAAATGTTCCTCGTGATTCCAAACCACCGAAAACAGAAACAACGGAAGATAAAAATAAAGTTGAAATCTCTGCACAAATACATGAATCGGATTCAACAAAATCACTCGAAGAACTACTTGAAGAACTTAACAAGTTTATTGGATTGAATAACGTAAAAAATTCTTTAAAAGATTTTGTCGATTACCTAAAGTTTATGCAAGAACGACAAAAACTTGGATTGAAATCAACAGAAAAACTTTCGCTTCACACTTTATTCCTAGGAAATCCCGGAACTGGTAAAACTACAATTGCAAGATTACTCGGTCAGATTTTTAAGACTATGGGAATACTTGATCGCGGTCATGTAGTTGAAGTCGATAGAAGCGGTTTAGTCGGGCAATTCATTGGTGAGACTGCTCAAAAAACCGAGAAAGTTATAGCTGCTTCTTTAGGTGGAGTTTTATTTATTGATGAAGCTTATACACTTTCAAAAAAAGGCGGAAGCGGACAAGATTTCGGTCAAGAGGCAATCGATGTTTTATTAAAGCGAATGGAAGATAAAAAAGGTGAATTTTTTGTGATAGCAGCCGGTTATCCGGAAGAGATGCAAATCTTTATGGATTCAAATCCGGGATTGAAATCGCGTTTTGCTAGAACATTTATGTTCGAAGATTATTCACCTGATGAACTTTTACAAATTTATTTAAAGCAGCTTGAATCCGAAGAATACAAAATAAAAGATGATGCAAAAGAAGTTGTTAAAAAACATTTAATCAACCTCTACCGAAAGCGTGACAAATCATTTGGCAATGCTCGTCTTTGCATTCAGTTTTTTGAGGATTCTAAGATTAACATTGGCAAACGTTATTTAAGTTTACCCGATGATCAGAAAACCAAAGAACAAATGACCACAATTTTTGCAGATGATGTTCAAAGGTTGTTAGTTGAAGAAACTACTGATGATGTAAAAATTCCTATTAACGAAGAAGCTTTAACAGAAGCATTAAGCGAACTAAATAGTCTCACCGGAATTGAATCAGTTAAAAATGATATAAAAGATATAGTAAAACTTGTCCGATACTATCATGAAAAGAATGAAGATGTAAGCGATAAATTTTCTTCGCATATTCTGTTTGTTGGAAATCCCGGAACTGGTAAAACAACCGTAGCTCGATTAGTAAGTTCAATATATGCCGCATTAGGAATTCTTAAAAAAGGTCACATGATCGAAACCGATCGCCAAGGATTGGTTGCTAGTTATGTTGGACAAACTGCAGAGAAGACAAAATCCATAATCGATAAATCAATCGGCGGAACATTATTTATTGATGAAGCATATGCTCTGGTAAAAAAAGATGGCGGCGGTAATGATTTCGGTAACGAAGCAGTAGATGTTCTAATCAAGCGCATGGAAGATGATCGTGGTAAATTTATTGTCATTGCTGCCGGTTACACGGATGAAATGAAAAGATTTTTAGAAAGCAATCCTGGTCTTCAATCACGATTTACAAAAACATTTCACTTCAAAGATTATGATCCAAATGAACTAATGGAAATAACGGCATATAACTTTAATAAATCCAATCTAAAACTTTCTGAGGATGCTTACGAGAAATTAATGATTTACTATAATGAAATGTATCGGAACAGAGATAAAAATTTCGGTAATGCAAGAATCGTTAGAGCGATTGTAGATAAAGCTAAACAGAATGCTTTATTAAGAAAAGCAGAGCCAAAAAACGATTCGAAAAAAGTTGAAGAAAATTTAATAATCTGTGAAGATATTAAATCAATAATATCAACAGAGGAACAGAGAGAAACTTACCAAATTATTGGCGATCCGGAAAAGTTAGAAAAAGAATTGCTTGAACTAAATTCCCTTACGGGTTTGGAATCGGTTAAAACTAGTGTTGAAAAATTAATTAGTTCTATAAAAGTTTCGCAGTTACGTAAACAACAAGGCTTAAAAGTAATTGAAAAAAGTTTACATGCTGTGTTTGTCGGAAACCCGGGAACCGGTAAAACAACCGTAGCCAGAATTTTGAGCAACATCTATAAAGAACTCGGTTTATTAGAAAAAGGTCATCTTGTTGAAGTTGATAGAGCCGGACTTGTTGCCGGATATCAAGGACAAACCGCTATAAAAACCAATGATGTTATTCAACAAGCTCTAGGCGGAACTCTTTTTATTGATGAAGCTTATACTCTATCTCGTGGTGTTAATGATTTTGGTCAAGAAGCAATTGATACTCTGTTAAAAAGAATGGAAGATAATCGCGGACAATTCGTAGTAATTGTTGCTGGTTATCCGGCTGAGATGAAAAAGTTTATCTCTTCAAATCCGGGACTTCAATCTCGCTTCGAAAATATTCTTGATTTTGAAGATTATAACGCGAGACAACTTTTAGAAATTTCCGCAGAGATAGCCGTTCAGCACGGGTATAATCTTGACGAAGGTGCCTTACAATTATTGTTGGAAATCTTTCAATCACTTTATAGTGAACGTGATAAAAATTTCGGGAACGCCCGTACCGCTAAGAATATTTTATATAAAGCAATTAGTTACCAAGAAGAACGAATTTCTCAAATGTTTGAACACAGTAAAGATGATTTAATGACGATTCGCTTTGAGGACGTAGAAAAAGTTAAAAAAGAATTAATTTGA
- a CDS encoding ABC transporter ATP-binding protein codes for MLKIKNLTKTFGSFTAVDNISLEINKGDLYGFLGPNGAGKTTTIKIITGLYTQTSGSVEIDGIDISKNHIEAKRIIGYIPDQPFLYEKLTGKEFLFFSGGLYQIPKILLRKKINEVIEVLNIGDWVNKRTEEYSQGMRQRITIASALLHDPKLIVVDEPMVGLDPQSAHVIKKLFKELTKNGTSIFMSTHSLNVVEEICNKVAIINNGKIIFNDEIDKLYELQKDMDRNLEQIFIQLTN; via the coding sequence ATGTTAAAAATAAAAAACTTAACAAAAACATTCGGAAGTTTCACCGCAGTTGATAATATCTCACTTGAAATAAATAAAGGTGACTTATACGGATTTCTCGGACCAAACGGAGCCGGGAAAACCACTACTATTAAAATCATCACGGGACTTTATACTCAAACTTCCGGAAGTGTTGAAATTGACGGAATTGATATTTCAAAAAATCATATTGAAGCAAAAAGAATAATCGGATATATACCGGATCAACCTTTCCTTTATGAAAAATTAACCGGAAAAGAGTTTCTATTTTTTTCAGGCGGACTTTATCAAATTCCCAAGATACTACTTCGAAAAAAAATTAATGAAGTGATCGAAGTTCTCAATATAGGTGACTGGGTAAATAAACGTACTGAAGAATACTCACAAGGAATGCGGCAACGAATTACTATTGCCTCTGCCCTTTTACACGATCCGAAATTAATTGTTGTAGATGAACCGATGGTTGGATTAGATCCGCAAAGTGCTCATGTGATTAAAAAGTTATTTAAGGAGCTTACAAAAAATGGAACTTCCATTTTCATGTCAACACATTCACTAAATGTGGTTGAAGAAATTTGTAATAAAGTTGCAATAATTAATAACGGGAAAATCATTTTTAATGATGAGATCGACAAACTATATGAATTACAAAAGGATATGGATCGTAATCTCGAACAAATTTTCATACAATTAACAAATTGA